In one window of Candidatus Scalindua sp. DNA:
- the folE gene encoding GTP cyclohydrolase I FolE: protein MIMDKKKIMKAVKLFLEGIGDDPGREGLLETPRRVAEMCEEIFSGIGVDSGEQIKILHSEDYDEIVLLKDIPFFSVCEHHLLPFVGKAHVAYIPNGNRVTGLSKLARVVDTESKKLQMQERLTTAIANSIMKALKPKGAIVIVEAEHLCMTMRGIKKPGTITRTSVVRGIFRENLATRTEAMSLIMGR, encoded by the coding sequence ATGATAATGGATAAAAAGAAGATAATGAAGGCGGTAAAGTTGTTCCTGGAGGGGATAGGCGATGATCCCGGCCGTGAAGGACTTCTGGAGACACCAAGACGGGTTGCTGAAATGTGCGAGGAGATTTTTTCGGGTATCGGAGTCGATTCAGGAGAGCAAATCAAGATTTTACATTCTGAAGATTACGATGAAATTGTTCTTTTAAAAGATATTCCTTTCTTCTCTGTTTGTGAACACCATTTACTTCCTTTCGTGGGAAAGGCACACGTTGCCTACATACCGAATGGCAACCGTGTTACCGGTTTGAGCAAACTTGCGCGGGTTGTCGATACAGAATCAAAGAAACTGCAGATGCAGGAACGCCTTACAACGGCAATAGCTAATTCGATCATGAAAGCTCTTAAACCAAAGGGAGCGATAGTGATTGTTGAAGCAGAGCATCTCTGCATGACCATGAGAGGGATAAAAAAACCGGGTACTATCACGCGGACGTCCGTTGTGAGAGGAATATTTCGAGAGAATCTGGCAACAAGGACAGAGGCTATGTCGTTAATTATGGGTAGATAA
- a CDS encoding TolC family protein, producing MKIKNIFVILILACLMIVADNEADALEGYGKALKEIVKVRPSDDAETVDTSLEGKTPVVEFFPDDVMFIQMSLKDCIFHAFKNNYDIEIANFDPLVREKEIKVEKSVFDPVLNITGQTRDSETPSNSLLQLGLDSSLSSFNVSSQTLDAKVEKLWSTGATFTLGLNMNQAHLDPAPFSFFNPFVDSYIEAKINQPLLRNAGIFYNRSKIYIARNNKKISLLQLKQTAIRVINDVQRIYWELVKAIEDLRVRNKSLERAKDLLRKNKIQAQVGTLAPIDVLEAEEGVAKQIEGVIIEENNVANKGDELKQIMNLRSGSVLSDASIIPLDQPVFKVKDVSLDESLRIALGNRPELSVQSLDIKNAKIMVKQKRNQLLPKLDFEAGVRYSGLAANKGNSLDATFSEEFQTEFFQVVLEVPLGNREARNSYSKAKLEASQSVISKRKLEQVIVVEVRTAVRQIKTNIERVKASSKARELAQERLEAEEKKFKVGRTTSLEVVRAQENLAIAEGRATNAIVDYQVSLGDLEAVQGTIIENNNIVIEDY from the coding sequence ATGAAAATCAAGAATATTTTCGTAATCCTGATATTGGCGTGTTTGATGATAGTTGCTGATAATGAGGCTGATGCGCTGGAAGGTTATGGAAAGGCGCTCAAAGAGATTGTGAAGGTGAGGCCTTCAGATGATGCGGAAACTGTGGATACCTCTTTGGAAGGGAAAACTCCTGTTGTCGAATTCTTTCCAGATGATGTGATGTTTATTCAAATGTCACTGAAAGATTGCATCTTTCATGCCTTTAAAAATAACTATGACATTGAAATCGCAAATTTTGACCCTCTCGTCAGAGAGAAAGAGATTAAGGTTGAAAAGTCAGTTTTTGATCCCGTTCTCAACATAACAGGACAGACCCGGGATTCTGAAACACCATCAAACAGCCTTTTGCAGCTTGGTCTTGACAGTTCCCTGTCGAGTTTTAATGTTAGTTCACAAACGCTCGATGCCAAAGTAGAGAAACTCTGGTCAACCGGCGCCACATTTACGCTGGGTCTTAATATGAATCAGGCACATCTCGATCCCGCCCCATTCTCATTTTTTAATCCCTTTGTTGATTCGTACATAGAAGCCAAAATTAACCAGCCTCTTTTGAGAAATGCAGGTATTTTCTACAATAGGAGTAAAATCTACATTGCGAGAAATAATAAAAAAATTTCCCTGTTGCAGCTCAAGCAGACAGCAATCAGGGTGATCAACGATGTTCAGAGGATCTACTGGGAACTGGTGAAGGCTATCGAGGATCTCAGGGTACGAAACAAGTCGCTGGAGAGGGCGAAAGATTTATTGAGGAAAAATAAGATTCAGGCCCAGGTTGGGACGTTGGCGCCAATTGATGTATTGGAGGCAGAAGAAGGTGTAGCTAAGCAGATTGAAGGAGTTATCATTGAAGAGAATAATGTTGCAAACAAGGGAGACGAGTTGAAACAGATTATGAATTTGCGCAGTGGATCGGTTCTTTCTGATGCTTCGATCATACCACTGGATCAACCGGTGTTTAAGGTCAAGGATGTATCTCTGGATGAGTCATTACGGATTGCACTGGGCAACAGACCTGAACTTTCTGTACAGAGTTTAGACATAAAAAATGCAAAGATTATGGTGAAGCAGAAAAGAAACCAGCTGCTTCCAAAACTTGATTTTGAGGCGGGTGTCCGTTACTCAGGACTAGCAGCGAACAAGGGGAATTCACTTGATGCCACTTTTTCCGAGGAATTTCAAACTGAGTTTTTTCAGGTGGTATTAGAGGTTCCTCTGGGGAATAGGGAGGCAAGAAACAGCTACTCCAAGGCGAAACTCGAAGCAAGTCAGTCTGTTATCAGTAAAAGAAAACTTGAGCAAGTCATTGTTGTTGAGGTCAGAACCGCAGTTCGTCAGATCAAAACAAATATTGAGAGGGTCAAGGCTTCGTCAAAGGCCAGGGAGTTAGCGCAAGAGCGACTGGAGGCAGAGGAGAAAAAATTTAAAGTGGGCAGGACTACAAGCCTGGAGGTAGTGAGAGCTCAGGAAAATTTAGCAATTGCTGAGGGCAGGGCAACAAATGCAATAGTTGATTACCAGGTTTCATTAGGTGATTTAGAGGCTGTGCAGGGTACTATTATTGAAAATAATAACATCGTGATAGAAGATTATTGA
- the moeB gene encoding molybdopterin-synthase adenylyltransferase MoeB, whose protein sequence is MLEFTEEQINRYSRHIILSEVGGKGQRKLLDSKVFLVGAGGLGSPAAYYLAAVGVGKIGIADNDTVDFSNLQRQILHSTKDVNYSKALSAKETLEGLNPDVEVVPYLDRLTSENIIDIIKDYDVILDGSDNFPTRYLVNDACVLIGKPLSHGSIFRFEGQVTTILPGKSPCYRCIFEIPPPPELVPSCQEAGVLGVLPGVIGSIQATEVIKLILGKGKLLQGELLLYDSLAMDFKRLKLKRNPACPVCGENPTIKELIDYEQFCQVNF, encoded by the coding sequence ATGTTAGAATTTACCGAAGAGCAGATAAATCGATACTCCAGGCATATAATTTTGTCCGAGGTTGGCGGCAAAGGTCAGCGGAAACTTTTAGACTCTAAAGTGTTTCTGGTTGGTGCCGGAGGGCTTGGTTCACCGGCAGCTTACTATCTGGCTGCTGTGGGTGTCGGCAAGATAGGAATCGCAGATAACGATACGGTTGATTTTTCAAATTTACAACGACAAATACTGCACTCTACCAAAGATGTGAATTACTCAAAGGCTCTCTCAGCAAAAGAGACCCTTGAGGGGTTAAACCCGGATGTGGAAGTGGTTCCGTATCTGGATAGACTTACATCAGAAAACATTATCGACATCATCAAGGATTATGATGTGATTCTTGATGGTTCAGACAATTTTCCCACGAGATACCTGGTTAATGATGCCTGCGTTCTTATTGGAAAACCGTTATCACATGGTTCAATCTTTCGGTTTGAAGGGCAGGTAACCACTATTTTACCCGGGAAAAGTCCCTGCTACCGCTGTATATTCGAGATTCCTCCTCCCCCGGAATTGGTGCCATCCTGCCAGGAGGCAGGTGTCCTGGGCGTCCTTCCCGGGGTGATCGGCAGTATTCAGGCAACAGAGGTAATTAAATTGATTCTGGGGAAGGGAAAGCTCCTTCAGGGAGAACTCCTTCTCTATGATTCCCTGGCGATGGATTTTAAACGGCTGAAATTGAAACGCAATCCTGCTTGCCCGGTATGCGGTGAAAATCCTACGATAAAGGAGCTTATCGATTATGAGCAGTTCTGTCAGGTAAATTTTTAG
- the pgi gene encoding glucose-6-phosphate isomerase — MSILKKVSHECVGVHMLNKINPTQTESWKSLSLHFEEMKGVHMKDLFAADPHRFQKFSLKHKKILVDYSKNIITEKTVQLLLALGGEVGLKDAIEKMFAGDRINETEERAVLHTALRNRDNRPVYVDGRDVMQEVNGVLKKIEKFSSQIISGHWKGFTGEKITDIVNIGIGGSDLGPVMVTECLRPYAEKGLSIHFVSNIDGTHISETLKGLSPETTLFLIASKTFTTQETMTNAFSARDWFLESARDQTHVSRHFVAVSTNSAKVEEFGIDKENMFVFWDWVGGRYSLWSAIGLSIACFLGYENFTELLQGAFEMDNHFSTAPFDENIPVILGLLGVWYGNFFGAETEAILPYDQYMHRFPAYFQQGNMESNGKSVDRNGRRVDYQTGQILWGEPGTNGQHAFYQLIHQGTKMIPADFLAPAVSHNPIGEHHEILLSNFFAQTKALLNGKSRDEVIEELKEDGKSEEEIQKLSPHKVFEGNKPTNSILFEKLTPGILGNLIAMYEHKIFVQGVVWNIFSFDQWGVELGKQLATKILPELKGDKPVASHDCSTNGLINAFKEMRRYSR, encoded by the coding sequence ATGAGTATATTAAAAAAGGTGAGTCATGAATGTGTCGGGGTACATATGCTCAATAAAATAAATCCTACTCAAACAGAGAGCTGGAAAAGTTTGTCCCTTCATTTCGAAGAAATGAAGGGCGTTCACATGAAAGATCTCTTTGCTGCTGATCCTCATAGATTTCAGAAATTTTCCCTCAAGCACAAAAAGATCCTTGTCGATTATTCCAAGAACATCATAACGGAGAAAACAGTGCAGCTGTTACTTGCATTGGGGGGGGAGGTCGGTTTGAAAGATGCGATTGAGAAGATGTTCGCTGGAGACAGGATTAATGAGACGGAAGAGAGGGCTGTCCTGCACACCGCCCTGAGAAACAGAGACAACAGGCCTGTCTATGTGGATGGCAGGGACGTTATGCAGGAAGTAAACGGGGTCTTAAAAAAGATAGAAAAGTTCTCTTCTCAAATTATATCGGGCCATTGGAAGGGGTTCACAGGCGAAAAGATTACGGATATTGTCAACATTGGGATCGGGGGTTCTGATCTGGGCCCTGTAATGGTCACGGAATGTCTGCGTCCCTATGCGGAAAAAGGTTTGTCAATCCATTTTGTCTCAAATATTGACGGTACACATATATCCGAAACATTGAAGGGGTTGAGTCCTGAAACCACGCTGTTCCTGATAGCCTCAAAGACATTTACGACACAGGAGACGATGACAAATGCATTCAGCGCAAGGGACTGGTTTTTAGAGTCGGCAAGGGATCAGACGCACGTTTCGAGACATTTTGTTGCTGTCTCTACAAACAGTGCCAAGGTTGAAGAGTTTGGTATCGATAAAGAGAACATGTTTGTTTTCTGGGACTGGGTAGGGGGACGTTATTCACTCTGGTCGGCAATCGGGCTTTCTATAGCCTGTTTCCTGGGGTATGAAAATTTTACTGAGCTGCTGCAGGGCGCCTTTGAAATGGACAACCACTTCTCTACTGCTCCCTTTGATGAAAACATACCGGTCATTCTGGGACTGCTTGGAGTATGGTATGGAAATTTCTTCGGTGCAGAGACTGAAGCCATATTGCCCTATGACCAGTATATGCACAGGTTCCCTGCATACTTTCAGCAGGGGAACATGGAGAGTAACGGGAAGTCTGTGGATAGAAATGGCAGGAGAGTTGACTATCAGACGGGTCAGATTCTCTGGGGAGAGCCGGGGACAAATGGTCAACACGCCTTTTATCAATTGATTCACCAGGGAACCAAGATGATTCCTGCAGATTTTCTGGCACCGGCGGTCAGCCATAACCCGATTGGTGAGCATCATGAAATTCTGTTGTCAAATTTTTTTGCGCAGACGAAAGCCCTCTTGAACGGAAAGTCCAGGGATGAGGTTATTGAAGAGTTGAAAGAGGACGGAAAGAGTGAGGAAGAGATTCAGAAATTATCTCCTCATAAGGTGTTTGAAGGGAATAAACCAACGAATTCTATCCTCTTCGAAAAATTGACACCGGGAATCCTCGGGAATCTTATTGCGATGTATGAGCATAAGATCTTTGTGCAGGGAGTGGTATGGAATATCTTTAGTTTTGACCAGTGGGGGGTTGAACTTGGAAAGCAGCTGGCAACAAAGATACTACCAGAGCTGAAGGGTGACAAACCTGTTGCTTCTCATGACTGTTCCACAAACGGTTTAATCAATGCCTTTAAAGAGATGCGAAGGTACTCCCGGTAA
- a CDS encoding glycine zipper domain-containing protein has product MIPFMGVTILLLFTAGCLTTTQKSSGIGTGIGAVLGAGIGALIGDPAMGAAIGAGAGALGGALVGDQMDKKREEAEKADLERQLELEKQSGSGEGKNYIEAHYEYVKKRKWVDTSEKERVWVEERIEGERRIEGHYENRLVPSGYWEEHEEKIWVPAHHE; this is encoded by the coding sequence GTGATACCCTTTATGGGTGTAACGATACTGTTGCTCTTTACGGCAGGTTGTTTAACGACTACGCAAAAGAGCAGCGGGATAGGGACCGGTATTGGTGCGGTCCTTGGTGCTGGTATCGGTGCATTGATAGGTGATCCCGCAATGGGTGCGGCAATCGGTGCAGGAGCCGGTGCCCTGGGAGGAGCGCTGGTCGGAGATCAGATGGATAAAAAAAGGGAAGAGGCTGAAAAAGCGGATCTCGAAAGGCAACTCGAACTTGAAAAACAATCCGGATCCGGAGAGGGGAAGAATTATATAGAGGCTCACTATGAATATGTCAAGAAGAGAAAATGGGTTGATACCTCTGAAAAAGAACGGGTATGGGTTGAAGAGCGTATTGAGGGTGAACGAAGAATAGAGGGTCATTATGAGAACAGGCTTGTTCCTTCAGGGTACTGGGAAGAGCATGAAGAGAAGATATGGGTCCCCGCTCATCATGAATAG
- a CDS encoding PAS domain-containing protein — MEGKDNVKTEEGLKIELEKLRQRLKETEVSEARNKRLIEELRSDSAKYQAIAHSFDGLIYICSESYSVEFMNEKFLERTGFDPTGQKCYKALHDLDSICSWCVNERVFQGETVYWELLSPKDNRWYHIMNAPFVHPSGQTYKMSIIQDITDRKNAEAERERIKNQLHSVLKKGLSGYLSICSSCKKIRDSNNSWIEIESYIHSRTETQFSHSICPACISKLYPELEK; from the coding sequence ATGGAAGGTAAAGATAACGTTAAGACAGAAGAAGGGCTCAAAATTGAGTTGGAAAAACTGCGTCAGCGTCTAAAAGAGACGGAAGTATCAGAGGCCAGAAATAAGAGACTGATCGAAGAGTTACGTAGTGATTCTGCCAAATATCAGGCAATTGCGCATTCATTCGATGGTTTAATCTACATATGTTCTGAAAGCTACAGTGTGGAATTTATGAATGAGAAGTTTCTTGAGCGTACAGGGTTTGATCCAACCGGGCAGAAGTGCTACAAGGCCCTTCATGATTTGGACAGCATCTGTTCATGGTGTGTGAATGAGAGAGTCTTTCAGGGAGAAACCGTATATTGGGAACTTCTCAGTCCCAAAGATAATCGCTGGTATCATATCATGAATGCACCGTTTGTTCATCCGAGCGGACAAACATACAAGATGTCGATCATACAGGATATTACAGATCGAAAAAATGCAGAAGCGGAGCGGGAGAGGATAAAGAATCAACTTCACAGTGTTCTCAAAAAGGGGCTTAGCGGATATCTTTCTATCTGTTCATCATGCAAGAAAATCCGTGACAGCAATAATAGCTGGATAGAAATTGAAAGTTATATTCACTCCCGTACGGAAACTCAGTTTAGCCACAGTATCTGTCCAGCGTGTATCAGTAAGTTGTATCCGGAACTGGAGAAGTAA
- a CDS encoding transporter, producing MRLSFDGYISEDAENEDGPGDTAIGFKINVLKESGVRPEMGFLAGLTLPTGKNALSSERADPSFQFLFSNSVTERISIGYNLGMSWKTVRDGSGGGHDTLSSFEYAVSAGFKITDRFGTFAESFGNVPMSANGNPAHSFDTGFTYKVRNNIQLDASTGVGLSDDADDWFAGAGISINTPF from the coding sequence TTGCGTCTCAGCTTTGATGGATATATTTCTGAAGATGCGGAGAATGAGGATGGACCCGGTGATACGGCAATAGGATTCAAGATTAACGTATTGAAAGAATCAGGTGTACGCCCTGAAATGGGATTTCTTGCTGGATTGACTTTGCCAACGGGAAAAAACGCATTATCGAGTGAACGGGCGGACCCCTCTTTCCAATTTTTATTCTCAAACTCCGTAACAGAAAGAATCTCCATCGGATATAACCTGGGAATGTCCTGGAAAACTGTAAGGGATGGATCCGGAGGAGGCCATGATACGTTATCGTCCTTTGAATATGCTGTTTCTGCCGGGTTTAAAATTACTGATCGCTTCGGCACTTTTGCGGAGTCATTCGGAAATGTGCCAATGAGCGCAAATGGTAATCCTGCCCATTCATTTGATACCGGATTTACTTATAAGGTTCGCAACAATATTCAACTTGATGCCAGTACCGGAGTGGGACTCTCAGATGATGCTGATGACTGGTTTGCCGGAGCCGGGATCAGCATCAACACCCCGTTCTAA
- a CDS encoding AsmA-like C-terminal domain-containing protein — protein MARYRKIGIGVTGFLLSLLIICNYLSSPFINSGPIKRKIQAAISQKFGGQVEYLSVDLSLFPFIHARVDQVTFFLPGKIKGRIETLDIFPEILPLFAGKVRIREIDLESPDFDFALFRDKEKRKITKELVTLDMIKDIVPNVLFPLFSELPQIQITIENGTGNITEGDETVFDIKNIQAEISSLSKEIDISIKGRSGICNTFSVEANIDRSDFKGNGVIQLGFFQPQSLVDRFLPDTSCRISESIDKLSLHVEVDGPRDFKAEIEISPYSLKVKKGDRELFLKSKKVKSSLHIGETETEVSLTELELEHPHLTMRGKLVVDHETRQINLELTGRDIDIHSVREEALASAGDNEVVRKVFQIVKGGRLSDMMCTSKGRTLADLGNMETLIMKAAMREGDIVIPGLDLQMEDVTGDFVVNQGILEGDDISARLEDAYAEEGRISIGLKGSGADLHVEAEITAAAEQIPPLLNRFVGNRTVLREINRVKNVKGSVAGKLLLGGHLDAINVEADINKIDVSAHYKGVPFPLHIKEGGFHYDRETIGLENLGGTLGSSPFSELSARISLGKDAYIEVQSGKILAFLKEIYPWISSFEKAGRSLEEVKSVSGILQVVSMNLKGPLTTPESWFIEAAGEAKDLLVDTTLFADPLEVKEGIFKVVDKEFFLTHSKVKAADSSLRVSGVLSHNAGVLDKADITFHGEMGQKSLEWIEKRVNLPSDLSVRPPLSIQKARITWKKDYGTSFVSSLTFQNDGPEVSVDMFMNPEGIEMKSAHIQDGESSVSFRFDFGEKVINFGFTGNLSHTTTDKIFLNTPFAKERIEGDIKVHIRLDRPEHSTFQGTLKGKDLPFSWNRKVPLHINDISLHGEGKSVRVGSLLLTLSDNRLSVQGDVTISEDGFLFDLDTSAGGLDWGTIRKILPVEDKREGKGTENQNEETSVDENAGNGEVKRFWDIPVKGTLGLDAESFTFERYTWKQLRAHISFENDGIKVDVTDADLCGISCEGALKVDPEEISLDFQLLSRNQDVDSTFSCFGNETGFITGRCDMKAQAVSQGAAETLVRKLQGNFEIAAKKGRIYRYGLIARLFAFLNLTEILRGKVPDVVRQGFGYKSITANGEIENGILKLEKMYIDGSSMKVTGYGKVDLPGKNLDLKVLVSPFKTVDFFVKKIPVVGKILGGSLVSIPVGITGDIENPKFSYISHAAVGQKLLDITKGALKVPVKIIKLVIPGGNRKEGDK, from the coding sequence ATGGCTCGTTACAGAAAGATAGGTATTGGAGTAACTGGATTTTTACTGTCTCTACTCATTATCTGCAATTACCTCTCATCTCCCTTCATCAATTCAGGACCGATAAAGAGAAAGATTCAGGCCGCTATTTCGCAAAAATTTGGAGGGCAGGTTGAATACCTTTCAGTCGATCTTTCACTATTTCCATTTATTCATGCACGTGTTGACCAGGTAACTTTTTTTCTACCGGGAAAGATTAAGGGAAGAATAGAGACATTGGACATCTTTCCAGAGATTTTACCTCTCTTTGCAGGGAAAGTAAGGATCCGCGAAATTGATTTAGAGTCTCCCGATTTCGATTTTGCTCTGTTCAGGGATAAGGAGAAACGCAAGATAACAAAAGAACTGGTAACTCTTGATATGATTAAGGACATAGTGCCGAACGTGTTATTCCCGTTGTTTTCTGAACTGCCGCAGATTCAGATTACCATTGAAAACGGAACAGGGAATATTACGGAAGGGGATGAAACCGTTTTTGATATCAAGAATATTCAGGCAGAAATCAGCTCTCTTTCAAAAGAGATAGATATCAGCATCAAAGGCAGATCCGGAATATGTAATACTTTTTCGGTGGAGGCAAACATTGATCGAAGTGATTTCAAGGGTAATGGCGTTATCCAATTGGGTTTCTTTCAGCCACAATCCCTTGTTGATCGATTTTTACCGGATACCTCCTGTCGTATTTCAGAATCGATCGATAAACTGAGTCTGCACGTTGAGGTTGATGGCCCCCGTGACTTCAAGGCAGAGATAGAAATCTCTCCTTACAGCCTGAAAGTCAAGAAGGGTGACAGGGAACTGTTCCTGAAATCTAAAAAAGTGAAAAGCTCTCTTCACATCGGGGAAACTGAAACGGAGGTATCGCTTACTGAGCTTGAGCTTGAACATCCTCATCTTACGATGAGGGGAAAATTAGTTGTTGATCATGAAACCCGGCAAATCAACCTGGAACTTACGGGTAGAGATATTGACATCCATTCGGTACGGGAAGAAGCTCTGGCTTCTGCAGGAGATAATGAGGTTGTAAGGAAAGTTTTTCAGATTGTAAAGGGTGGCCGGCTGTCTGATATGATGTGCACGAGCAAGGGAAGGACATTAGCTGATCTTGGTAACATGGAAACCCTCATCATGAAAGCCGCCATGCGTGAAGGTGACATCGTTATACCCGGTCTGGACCTCCAGATGGAAGATGTTACAGGAGATTTTGTTGTTAATCAGGGCATACTGGAAGGTGATGATATCAGCGCCAGACTCGAAGATGCGTACGCAGAGGAGGGAAGGATCAGCATCGGCCTGAAAGGAAGCGGTGCTGATCTTCATGTTGAAGCAGAGATAACGGCAGCAGCCGAACAGATTCCGCCGCTTCTCAACCGATTCGTAGGAAACAGGACCGTTTTGCGTGAGATCAACCGGGTAAAAAATGTAAAAGGGAGTGTTGCGGGTAAACTGCTTCTCGGCGGACATCTTGACGCAATTAATGTTGAAGCGGATATTAACAAGATTGATGTTTCTGCCCATTACAAGGGAGTACCCTTTCCATTACATATTAAAGAGGGAGGTTTTCATTACGACAGGGAAACCATAGGCCTTGAGAACCTGGGGGGCACACTTGGCAGCTCCCCTTTTTCGGAGCTTTCTGCCCGGATAAGTCTTGGAAAAGATGCCTATATAGAAGTTCAATCCGGGAAGATTCTGGCCTTTCTAAAGGAAATATATCCATGGATCTCCTCGTTTGAAAAGGCGGGGAGAAGCCTTGAAGAGGTAAAGTCCGTAAGTGGTATCCTTCAGGTAGTGTCAATGAATCTGAAGGGTCCGCTTACCACACCCGAATCATGGTTTATCGAAGCTGCAGGTGAGGCGAAAGACCTCCTTGTTGACACAACCCTCTTTGCCGACCCTCTTGAAGTAAAAGAGGGCATTTTCAAAGTGGTAGATAAAGAGTTCTTTCTGACACATTCAAAGGTGAAGGCCGCTGACAGTTCATTGAGAGTATCAGGGGTTCTCAGCCATAATGCGGGAGTGCTTGACAAGGCAGATATTACATTCCATGGTGAAATGGGGCAGAAATCTCTGGAATGGATTGAAAAACGGGTGAACCTGCCATCTGATTTAAGTGTCAGGCCGCCTCTTTCCATACAAAAGGCCCGAATTACCTGGAAAAAGGATTATGGAACGTCATTTGTCAGCAGTCTTACCTTTCAGAACGATGGACCGGAGGTTTCAGTAGATATGTTCATGAATCCTGAGGGCATTGAGATGAAGAGTGCTCATATCCAGGATGGAGAATCGAGTGTATCTTTCAGGTTCGATTTCGGGGAGAAGGTGATCAACTTTGGTTTTACGGGAAATCTGTCACACACGACTACGGACAAAATATTTCTCAATACCCCATTTGCAAAGGAGCGGATTGAGGGTGATATTAAGGTACATATCCGGCTGGATCGACCTGAACATTCCACGTTTCAAGGGACATTGAAGGGGAAAGATCTTCCGTTCTCCTGGAATCGGAAGGTTCCTCTTCACATAAACGACATTTCATTGCATGGGGAAGGGAAAAGCGTAAGAGTGGGCTCGCTCTTACTCACCTTGAGTGACAATCGCCTTTCAGTACAGGGTGATGTTACCATATCTGAGGATGGTTTTCTCTTTGATCTTGACACGTCTGCGGGTGGACTTGACTGGGGTACAATCAGAAAAATCCTGCCTGTTGAGGATAAAAGAGAGGGCAAGGGTACGGAGAATCAAAATGAAGAAACGAGTGTTGATGAAAATGCGGGCAACGGTGAAGTAAAACGGTTCTGGGACATACCCGTGAAGGGAACTCTCGGATTAGATGCTGAATCCTTCACCTTTGAACGATACACCTGGAAACAGTTACGGGCTCATATCTCTTTTGAAAATGATGGCATAAAAGTGGACGTTACCGATGCTGATTTATGCGGGATTTCCTGTGAGGGAGCATTAAAAGTGGACCCTGAGGAGATATCGCTGGATTTTCAATTGCTGAGCCGGAACCAGGATGTGGATTCAACTTTCAGCTGCTTTGGGAATGAAACAGGTTTTATAACGGGAAGGTGTGACATGAAGGCCCAGGCCGTGTCACAGGGGGCAGCAGAAACCCTGGTCAGGAAACTTCAGGGTAATTTTGAAATCGCAGCAAAAAAGGGCAGGATTTACCGATATGGTCTTATTGCAAGGCTTTTCGCATTCCTGAATCTTACTGAGATCTTAAGGGGAAAAGTGCCGGACGTTGTCAGGCAGGGGTTCGGATATAAATCAATCACTGCAAACGGAGAGATTGAAAATGGCATCCTGAAGCTTGAAAAGATGTATATTGATGGTTCTTCAATGAAAGTAACCGGTTATGGTAAGGTAGATCTCCCAGGGAAAAATTTAGATCTCAAGGTCCTGGTCTCCCCGTTTAAGACAGTTGATTTTTTCGTGAAAAAAATACCTGTTGTCGGGAAAATCCTTGGCGGAAGCCTTGTGTCCATTCCTGTTGGAATAACAGGAGATATTGAAAATCCAAAATTTTCCTATATCTCTCATGCGGCTGTTGGACAAAAATTACTGGATATTACCAAGGGTGCCCTGAAAGTCCCGGTTAAAATAATAAAGCTGGTAATTCCCGGTGGGAACAGAAAAGAGGGTGACAAATGA